Proteins encoded in a region of the Leifsonia sp. PS1209 genome:
- the helR gene encoding RNA polymerase recycling motor ATPase HelR: MVTLSPSAFALPERLAAKRDAHLIARDEEQFAAIATSLDEQIAELERRLAEERLAPVGEGQAALDRDIEVHRLTARLRALRRFTLDLCLGRIVADDGSEPVYIGRLSLSDRDGKRLLIDWRAPAAEPFFAATHAHPQGLVSRRRYRWTRGRVSDYWDEVFTEDGLQDAAALDDQSAFIASLGSSRSPRMRDVLSTIQSDQDAIIRAGSRGPLVVDGGPGTGKTVVALHRAAYLLYSDPRISRGDDGVLFVGPSQGYLAYVDDVLPGLGEESVQICTLRDLVAEGADAQEEADRRVAALKSSGALLDAVEAAVRYYEVPPSTALTVETPWMDLRLSPAEWAEAFDAPDPGTPHNEARDQVWEALLDILTDGFDDEEVPPHQVRRALLQNEELTRTFARAWPVLDPVGVVGDLWSVPAYLRVCAPWLRPEQAELLHRRNARAWTVSDLPYLDAARRRIGDPEASKRARRRAATLAAEREQMAKVIDDLIAADDSEMLVMSMLRRPDAQNSLIDEAALPSVDPDLLAGPFAHIIVDEAQELSDAEWGMLLLRCPSRSFTIVGDRAQARHGFTETWQERLGRIGLPHAELASLTINYRTPEEVMAEAEPVIRAVLPDANVPTSIRSSGLPVTHAPATELQPILDAWLADHEEGEGIACVIGAGRDGAGLFAPSPRIRYLTPELSKGLEFDLVVLLDPETFGTGIEGAVDHYVAMTRATQQLVVLTTPEGSGAGR, encoded by the coding sequence ATCGTGACTCTCTCCCCCTCTGCCTTCGCCCTGCCCGAGCGACTCGCTGCCAAGCGGGACGCCCACCTGATCGCGCGCGACGAGGAACAGTTCGCCGCCATCGCCACGAGCCTCGACGAGCAGATCGCCGAGCTGGAACGGCGGCTCGCCGAGGAGCGGCTGGCGCCCGTCGGCGAAGGGCAGGCCGCCCTCGACCGCGATATCGAGGTGCACCGGCTGACCGCCCGGCTGCGTGCGCTGCGCCGCTTCACCCTGGACCTGTGCCTCGGCAGGATCGTGGCCGACGACGGCTCGGAACCCGTCTACATCGGGCGCCTCAGCCTGTCCGATCGCGACGGCAAGCGGCTGCTCATCGACTGGAGGGCGCCGGCGGCCGAGCCGTTCTTCGCGGCGACGCACGCGCATCCCCAGGGGCTCGTCAGCCGTCGGCGCTACCGGTGGACGCGCGGCAGGGTCAGCGACTACTGGGACGAGGTCTTCACCGAGGACGGCCTGCAGGACGCGGCGGCGCTCGACGACCAGTCCGCCTTCATCGCCAGCCTCGGCAGCAGCCGCTCGCCCAGGATGCGCGACGTGCTGAGCACCATCCAGTCCGACCAGGATGCGATCATCCGGGCGGGCTCGCGGGGGCCGCTGGTGGTCGACGGCGGGCCGGGAACGGGCAAGACCGTCGTCGCGCTGCACCGTGCCGCCTACCTGCTCTACTCCGACCCGCGCATCTCGCGCGGCGACGACGGCGTGCTGTTCGTCGGGCCGAGCCAGGGCTATCTCGCGTACGTCGACGACGTGCTGCCCGGTCTCGGCGAGGAGAGCGTGCAGATCTGCACCCTCCGTGACCTCGTCGCCGAAGGCGCAGACGCGCAGGAGGAGGCCGACCGGCGGGTGGCTGCGCTGAAGTCGTCCGGCGCGCTGCTGGATGCGGTGGAGGCGGCCGTCCGGTATTACGAGGTTCCCCCCTCCACAGCCCTGACGGTCGAGACGCCCTGGATGGATCTCCGGCTGAGCCCCGCGGAGTGGGCGGAGGCGTTCGACGCGCCCGACCCCGGCACGCCGCACAACGAGGCGCGCGACCAGGTCTGGGAGGCACTGCTCGACATCCTCACCGACGGGTTCGACGACGAGGAGGTTCCCCCGCATCAGGTGCGCAGGGCGCTGTTGCAGAACGAGGAGCTGACCCGCACGTTCGCGCGCGCGTGGCCCGTGCTCGACCCGGTCGGCGTCGTCGGCGACCTCTGGTCGGTGCCCGCATACCTGCGGGTGTGCGCGCCGTGGCTGAGGCCGGAGCAGGCGGAGCTGCTGCACCGGAGGAATGCGCGGGCCTGGACCGTCTCTGACCTCCCCTACCTGGATGCGGCCCGGCGGCGCATCGGCGACCCGGAGGCGTCCAAGCGCGCCCGCCGCCGCGCCGCCACCCTCGCGGCGGAGCGGGAGCAGATGGCGAAAGTCATCGACGACCTGATCGCCGCAGACGACTCCGAGATGCTGGTGATGTCGATGCTGCGCAGACCGGATGCGCAGAACAGTCTCATCGACGAGGCGGCGCTGCCGAGCGTCGACCCCGACCTGCTGGCCGGGCCATTCGCGCACATCATCGTCGACGAGGCGCAGGAGCTGTCCGACGCCGAATGGGGGATGCTGCTCCTCCGCTGCCCGTCCCGCAGCTTCACGATCGTCGGTGACCGCGCCCAGGCCAGGCACGGCTTCACGGAGACCTGGCAGGAACGCCTCGGCAGGATCGGCCTGCCGCACGCCGAGCTGGCCTCGCTCACCATCAACTACCGCACCCCGGAGGAGGTCATGGCGGAGGCCGAGCCGGTCATCCGGGCGGTGCTGCCCGACGCGAACGTGCCCACCTCCATCCGGAGCAGCGGCCTGCCGGTGACCCACGCGCCGGCGACAGAGCTGCAGCCGATCCTGGATGCGTGGCTCGCCGACCACGAGGAGGGCGAGGGCATCGCCTGCGTGATCGGGGCGGGCCGCGACGGCGCCGGCCTGTTCGCGCCGTCCCCGCGCATCCGGTATCTGACGCCCGAGCTGTCGAAGGGCCTCGAGTTCGACCTCGTCGTGCTGCTCGATCCAGAGACGTTCGGGACGGGGATCGAGGGGGCGGTCGACCACTATGTGGCGATGACGCGCGCGACGCAGCAGCTGGTCGTGCTCACCACGCCCGAGGGGAGCGGCGCCGGGAGATGA